From one Erinaceus europaeus chromosome 4, mEriEur2.1, whole genome shotgun sequence genomic stretch:
- the LOC103118831 gene encoding sorting nexin-3, translating to MAETVTDTRRLITKPQNLNDAYGPPSNFLEIDLSNPQTVGIGRGRFTTYEIRVKTNLPIFKLKESTVRRRYSDFEWLRSELERESKVVVPPLPGKAFLRQLPFSGDDGIFDDSFIEERKQGLEQFINKVAGHPLAQNERCLHMFLQDEIIDKSYTLSKIRHA from the coding sequence ATGGCGGAGACCGTAACGGACACCCGGAGGCTGATCACCAAGCCACAGAACCTCAATGACGCCTACGGGCCCCCCAGCAACTTCCTCGAGATCGACTTGAGCAACCCGCAGACCGTGGGCATCGGCCGGGGCCGCTTCACCACCTACGAGATCAGGGTCAAGACAAATCTACCTATTTTCAAGCTGAAGGAATCCACTGTTAGAAGAAGATACAGTGACTTTGAATGGCTGAGAAgtgaattagaaagagagagcaaggtcGTGGTTCCCCCGCTCCCTGGGAAAGCATTTTTGCGTCAGCTTCCCTTTAGTGGAGACGATGGAATATTTGATGACAGTTTTattgaagaaagaaagcaagggcTGGAGCAGTTTATAAACAAGGTCGCTGGTCATCCCCTGGCACAGAACGAACGCTGTCTCCACATGTTTTTACAGGACGAAATTATAGATAAAAGCTATACTCTGTCTAAGATAAGACATGCTTGA